A window from Physeter macrocephalus isolate SW-GA chromosome 11, ASM283717v5, whole genome shotgun sequence encodes these proteins:
- the SPATA7 gene encoding spermatogenesis-associated protein 7 isoform X5 — protein MDGSRRVRATSVLPRYGPPCLFKGHLSTKSNAFCTDSSSLRLSTLQLVKNHMAVHYNKILSAKAAVDCSVPLSMSASIKYADQQRREKLKKELAWCERELKLTKTAMQSNCKSNSKSLLNTLQKPPGEPQDEDAMLIEEVNGFPSFKRSPVTSSERLHLNPPKSGKVLTNGTEKNSSSFLSSMDYVASRPRKSSSGTSYGRGPRGTSLNSQRFQLVISKAPSGDLLDKHSELFSNRHLPFTPRTLKTEAKSFLSQYRYYTPAKRKKDFTDQQIEAETQTELSSFQSDFETVEIKNFTDSQMNIKQASSCMSYGTKGKITPLPLQGHELPWDEVKDSALQCSSSRAVCQCSLQPPSGRKIYSDEEELLYLSFIEDVTDEILKLGLFSNRFLERLFERHIEQNKHHLEEEKMRHLLHILKVDLGCMSKENSVMLDDVG, from the exons ATGGATGGCAGCCGGAGAG TCAGAGCAACCTCTGTCCTTCCCAGATATGGTCCACCCTGCCTATTTAAAGGACACTTGAGCACCAAAAGTAATG ctttttgcACTGACTCCTCCTCTCTCAGACTAAGTACCCTCCAACTGGTCAAGAATCACATGGCTGTTCACTATAATAAAATCCTTTCAGCCAAAG ctgcAGTAGACTGCTCAGTTCCACTAAGCATGAGTGCCAGCATCAAAT atgcAGACCAACAACGAAGAGAGAAACTCAAAAAGGAATTAGCATGGTGTGAAAGGGAATTGAAATTAACTAAAACTGCAATGCAATCCAATTGTAAAAGTAATTCCAAGTCATTACTTAACACTCTACAAAAG CCTCCAGGAGAACCACAAGATGAAGATGCTATGTTAATCGAAGAAGTGAACGGATTTCCATCCTTTAAAAGGTCACCAGTAACTTCTTCAGAGCGACTACACCTAAATCCACCTAAATCCGGTAAAGTCCTCACAAATGGTACTGAGAAGAACTCCAGTTCCTTCCTGTCCAGCATGGATTACGTTGCCTCTAGGCCCAGGAAATCATCCTCTGGAACCTCCTACGGCAGAGGGCCCCGGGGCACATCCCTAAATTCCCAGCGGTTTCAGTTAGTTATTTCAAAAGCACCCAGTGGGGACCTTTTGGATAAACATTCTGAACTCTTTTCTAACAGACATTTGCCATTCACCCCACGCactttaaaaacagaagcaaaatctTTCCTGTCACAGTATCGATATTATACacctgccaaaagaaaaaaggattttaCAGATCAGCAGATAGAAGCTGAAACGCAGACTGAATTAAGCAG ctTTCAATCTGATTTTGAGACAGTTGAGATTAAGAACTTCACAGATTCACAAATGAACATAAAGCAG GCATCTAGCTGTATGTCGTATGGtaccaaaggaaaaataacccCTTTACCTTTACAAGGGCATGAATTACCATGGGATGAGGTTAAAGACAGTGCTCTTCAGTGTTCCTCATCAAG GGCAGTATGTCAATGTTCCCTGCAGCCTCCTTCAGGGAGAAAAATCTATTCTGA TGAAGAAGAACTGTTGTATCTGAGTTTCATTGAAGATGTAACAGATGAAATTTTGAAACTTGGTTTATTTTCAAACag GTTTCTAGAACGACTGTTTGAGAGACAtatagaacaaaataaacatcATTTGGAGGAG gaaaaaatgCGCCACCTGCTGCATATCCTAAAGGTGGACTTAGGCTGCATGTCCAAGGAAAACTCAGTAATGCTAGATGATGTTG GATGA
- the SPATA7 gene encoding spermatogenesis-associated protein 7 isoform X6, whose amino-acid sequence MDGSRRVRATSVLPRYGPPCLFKGHLSTKSNAFCTDSSSLRLSTLQLVKNHMAVHYNKILSAKAAVDCSVPLSMSASIKYADQQRREKLKKELAWCERELKLTKTAMQSNCKSNSKSLLNTLQKPPGEPQDEDAMLIEEVNGFPSFKRSPVTSSERLHLNPPKSGKVLTNGTEKNSSSFLSSMDYVASRPRKSSSGTSYGRGPRGTSLNSQRFQLVISKAPSGDLLDKHSELFSNRHLPFTPRTLKTEAKSFLSQYRYYTPAKRKKDFTDQQIEAETQTELSSFQSDFETVEIKNFTDSQMNIKQASSCMSYGTKGKITPLPLQGHELPWDEVKDSALQCSSSRAVCQCSLQPPSGRKIYSDEEELLYLSFIEDVTDEILKLGLFSNRKKCATCCIS is encoded by the exons ATGGATGGCAGCCGGAGAG TCAGAGCAACCTCTGTCCTTCCCAGATATGGTCCACCCTGCCTATTTAAAGGACACTTGAGCACCAAAAGTAATG ctttttgcACTGACTCCTCCTCTCTCAGACTAAGTACCCTCCAACTGGTCAAGAATCACATGGCTGTTCACTATAATAAAATCCTTTCAGCCAAAG ctgcAGTAGACTGCTCAGTTCCACTAAGCATGAGTGCCAGCATCAAAT atgcAGACCAACAACGAAGAGAGAAACTCAAAAAGGAATTAGCATGGTGTGAAAGGGAATTGAAATTAACTAAAACTGCAATGCAATCCAATTGTAAAAGTAATTCCAAGTCATTACTTAACACTCTACAAAAG CCTCCAGGAGAACCACAAGATGAAGATGCTATGTTAATCGAAGAAGTGAACGGATTTCCATCCTTTAAAAGGTCACCAGTAACTTCTTCAGAGCGACTACACCTAAATCCACCTAAATCCGGTAAAGTCCTCACAAATGGTACTGAGAAGAACTCCAGTTCCTTCCTGTCCAGCATGGATTACGTTGCCTCTAGGCCCAGGAAATCATCCTCTGGAACCTCCTACGGCAGAGGGCCCCGGGGCACATCCCTAAATTCCCAGCGGTTTCAGTTAGTTATTTCAAAAGCACCCAGTGGGGACCTTTTGGATAAACATTCTGAACTCTTTTCTAACAGACATTTGCCATTCACCCCACGCactttaaaaacagaagcaaaatctTTCCTGTCACAGTATCGATATTATACacctgccaaaagaaaaaaggattttaCAGATCAGCAGATAGAAGCTGAAACGCAGACTGAATTAAGCAG ctTTCAATCTGATTTTGAGACAGTTGAGATTAAGAACTTCACAGATTCACAAATGAACATAAAGCAG GCATCTAGCTGTATGTCGTATGGtaccaaaggaaaaataacccCTTTACCTTTACAAGGGCATGAATTACCATGGGATGAGGTTAAAGACAGTGCTCTTCAGTGTTCCTCATCAAG GGCAGTATGTCAATGTTCCCTGCAGCCTCCTTCAGGGAGAAAAATCTATTCTGA TGAAGAAGAACTGTTGTATCTGAGTTTCATTGAAGATGTAACAGATGAAATTTTGAAACTTGGTTTATTTTCAAACag gaaaaaatgCGCCACCTGCTGCATATCCTAA
- the SPATA7 gene encoding spermatogenesis-associated protein 7 isoform X4 yields MSASIKYADQQRREKLKKELAWCERELKLTKTAMQSNCKSNSKSLLNTLQKPPGEPQDEDAMLIEEVNGFPSFKRSPVTSSERLHLNPPKSGKVLTNGTEKNSSSFLSSMDYVASRPRKSSSGTSYGRGPRGTSLNSQRFQLVISKAPSGDLLDKHSELFSNRHLPFTPRTLKTEAKSFLSQYRYYTPAKRKKDFTDQQIEAETQTELSSFQSDFETVEIKNFTDSQMNIKQASSCMSYGTKGKITPLPLQGHELPWDEVKDSALQCSSSRAVCQCSLQPPSGRKIYSDEEELLYLSFIEDVTDEILKLGLFSNRFLERLFERHIEQNKHHLEEEKMRHLLHILKVDLGCMSKENSVMLDDVGMLHLLDFEKAENSEQNEYKNEQDLAIQQERQEYQKALTMLLSVPKDENKRVSSPNEFFLPVYKSKYSEGVKIQQVNDETNLGTSVWDEKNVSMSNSLLDQETSVNVIEGDSDNEEVETSDELCCFSTALSPSVQLCSVKDGNQDMEGPTLKIMEMSIED; encoded by the exons ATGAGTGCCAGCATCAAAT atgcAGACCAACAACGAAGAGAGAAACTCAAAAAGGAATTAGCATGGTGTGAAAGGGAATTGAAATTAACTAAAACTGCAATGCAATCCAATTGTAAAAGTAATTCCAAGTCATTACTTAACACTCTACAAAAG CCTCCAGGAGAACCACAAGATGAAGATGCTATGTTAATCGAAGAAGTGAACGGATTTCCATCCTTTAAAAGGTCACCAGTAACTTCTTCAGAGCGACTACACCTAAATCCACCTAAATCCGGTAAAGTCCTCACAAATGGTACTGAGAAGAACTCCAGTTCCTTCCTGTCCAGCATGGATTACGTTGCCTCTAGGCCCAGGAAATCATCCTCTGGAACCTCCTACGGCAGAGGGCCCCGGGGCACATCCCTAAATTCCCAGCGGTTTCAGTTAGTTATTTCAAAAGCACCCAGTGGGGACCTTTTGGATAAACATTCTGAACTCTTTTCTAACAGACATTTGCCATTCACCCCACGCactttaaaaacagaagcaaaatctTTCCTGTCACAGTATCGATATTATACacctgccaaaagaaaaaaggattttaCAGATCAGCAGATAGAAGCTGAAACGCAGACTGAATTAAGCAG ctTTCAATCTGATTTTGAGACAGTTGAGATTAAGAACTTCACAGATTCACAAATGAACATAAAGCAG GCATCTAGCTGTATGTCGTATGGtaccaaaggaaaaataacccCTTTACCTTTACAAGGGCATGAATTACCATGGGATGAGGTTAAAGACAGTGCTCTTCAGTGTTCCTCATCAAG GGCAGTATGTCAATGTTCCCTGCAGCCTCCTTCAGGGAGAAAAATCTATTCTGA TGAAGAAGAACTGTTGTATCTGAGTTTCATTGAAGATGTAACAGATGAAATTTTGAAACTTGGTTTATTTTCAAACag GTTTCTAGAACGACTGTTTGAGAGACAtatagaacaaaataaacatcATTTGGAGGAG gaaaaaatgCGCCACCTGCTGCATATCCTAAAGGTGGACTTAGGCTGCATGTCCAAGGAAAACTCAGTAATGCTAGATGATGTTGGTATGTTGCATTTACTTGATTTTGAAAAGGCTGAGAATTCagaacaaaatgaatataaaaatgaacaagattTAGCCATTCAACAGGAACGTCAAGAATACCAAAAAGCTTTGACTATGTTATTGTCTGTTCCAAAGGATGAGAACAAGAGAGTCTCTTCACCAAATGAATTTTTCCTGCCTGTCTATAAATCAAAGTATTCAGAAGGGGTTAAAATTCAACAGGTAAATGATGAAACGAATCTTGGAACTTCAGTTTgggatgaaaaaaatgtaagtatgTCAAACAGTTTACTAGACCAAGAAACTTCTGTGAATGTCATTGAAGGAGACAGTGACAATGAAGAAGTTGAGACTTCAGATGAATTGTGTTGTTTTAGCACAGCACTCTCCCCATCTGTTCAGTTATGCAGTGTCAAAGATGGTAATCAGGACATGGAAGGACCAACTCTTAAAATCATGGAAATGAGCATTGAGGACTGA
- the SPATA7 gene encoding spermatogenesis-associated protein 7 isoform X3 — protein sequence MKLHREDAAVDCSVPLSMSASIKYADQQRREKLKKELAWCERELKLTKTAMQSNCKSNSKSLLNTLQKPPGEPQDEDAMLIEEVNGFPSFKRSPVTSSERLHLNPPKSGKVLTNGTEKNSSSFLSSMDYVASRPRKSSSGTSYGRGPRGTSLNSQRFQLVISKAPSGDLLDKHSELFSNRHLPFTPRTLKTEAKSFLSQYRYYTPAKRKKDFTDQQIEAETQTELSSFQSDFETVEIKNFTDSQMNIKQASSCMSYGTKGKITPLPLQGHELPWDEVKDSALQCSSSRAVCQCSLQPPSGRKIYSDEEELLYLSFIEDVTDEILKLGLFSNRFLERLFERHIEQNKHHLEEEKMRHLLHILKVDLGCMSKENSVMLDDVGMLHLLDFEKAENSEQNEYKNEQDLAIQQERQEYQKALTMLLSVPKDENKRVSSPNEFFLPVYKSKYSEGVKIQQVNDETNLGTSVWDEKNVSMSNSLLDQETSVNVIEGDSDNEEVETSDELCCFSTALSPSVQLCSVKDGNQDMEGPTLKIMEMSIED from the exons ATG AAGCTACACAGAGAAGATG ctgcAGTAGACTGCTCAGTTCCACTAAGCATGAGTGCCAGCATCAAAT atgcAGACCAACAACGAAGAGAGAAACTCAAAAAGGAATTAGCATGGTGTGAAAGGGAATTGAAATTAACTAAAACTGCAATGCAATCCAATTGTAAAAGTAATTCCAAGTCATTACTTAACACTCTACAAAAG CCTCCAGGAGAACCACAAGATGAAGATGCTATGTTAATCGAAGAAGTGAACGGATTTCCATCCTTTAAAAGGTCACCAGTAACTTCTTCAGAGCGACTACACCTAAATCCACCTAAATCCGGTAAAGTCCTCACAAATGGTACTGAGAAGAACTCCAGTTCCTTCCTGTCCAGCATGGATTACGTTGCCTCTAGGCCCAGGAAATCATCCTCTGGAACCTCCTACGGCAGAGGGCCCCGGGGCACATCCCTAAATTCCCAGCGGTTTCAGTTAGTTATTTCAAAAGCACCCAGTGGGGACCTTTTGGATAAACATTCTGAACTCTTTTCTAACAGACATTTGCCATTCACCCCACGCactttaaaaacagaagcaaaatctTTCCTGTCACAGTATCGATATTATACacctgccaaaagaaaaaaggattttaCAGATCAGCAGATAGAAGCTGAAACGCAGACTGAATTAAGCAG ctTTCAATCTGATTTTGAGACAGTTGAGATTAAGAACTTCACAGATTCACAAATGAACATAAAGCAG GCATCTAGCTGTATGTCGTATGGtaccaaaggaaaaataacccCTTTACCTTTACAAGGGCATGAATTACCATGGGATGAGGTTAAAGACAGTGCTCTTCAGTGTTCCTCATCAAG GGCAGTATGTCAATGTTCCCTGCAGCCTCCTTCAGGGAGAAAAATCTATTCTGA TGAAGAAGAACTGTTGTATCTGAGTTTCATTGAAGATGTAACAGATGAAATTTTGAAACTTGGTTTATTTTCAAACag GTTTCTAGAACGACTGTTTGAGAGACAtatagaacaaaataaacatcATTTGGAGGAG gaaaaaatgCGCCACCTGCTGCATATCCTAAAGGTGGACTTAGGCTGCATGTCCAAGGAAAACTCAGTAATGCTAGATGATGTTGGTATGTTGCATTTACTTGATTTTGAAAAGGCTGAGAATTCagaacaaaatgaatataaaaatgaacaagattTAGCCATTCAACAGGAACGTCAAGAATACCAAAAAGCTTTGACTATGTTATTGTCTGTTCCAAAGGATGAGAACAAGAGAGTCTCTTCACCAAATGAATTTTTCCTGCCTGTCTATAAATCAAAGTATTCAGAAGGGGTTAAAATTCAACAGGTAAATGATGAAACGAATCTTGGAACTTCAGTTTgggatgaaaaaaatgtaagtatgTCAAACAGTTTACTAGACCAAGAAACTTCTGTGAATGTCATTGAAGGAGACAGTGACAATGAAGAAGTTGAGACTTCAGATGAATTGTGTTGTTTTAGCACAGCACTCTCCCCATCTGTTCAGTTATGCAGTGTCAAAGATGGTAATCAGGACATGGAAGGACCAACTCTTAAAATCATGGAAATGAGCATTGAGGACTGA
- the LOC102995051 gene encoding cytochrome c oxidase assembly protein COX20, mitochondrial-like, whose amino-acid sequence MNTELLFADQEMEGLKEGAQAPTIPTAAVLEPGEPGKGKPFKLLGILDVENIPYAQVSILFGSLGSVEAGFGRFLLTSRIRRSCDVGVGGFILVTLGCWFHCRYNYAKLRIQERLAREGIKNKILYESIHLDPERKQTNGGGSSN is encoded by the exons ATGAACACTGAACTGTTGTTTGCAGACCAGGAAATGGAAGGACTCAAAGAAG GGGCACAGGCGCCAACCATCCCCACGGCGGCTGTGCTGGAGCCAGGGGAGCCCGGGAAGGGGAAGCCGTTTAAGCTCCTAGGAATTTTAGATGTTGAAAACATTCCCTATGCACAGGTTTCGATATTATTCGGTTCATTAGGATCTGTTGAGGCTGGCTTTGGACGTTTTTTGTTAACCAGTAGAATTAGAAGATCATGTGATGTTGGAGTAGGAGGATTTATCTTGGTGACTTTAGGATGCTGGTTCCATTGTAGGTATAATTATGCAAAGCTAAGAATCCAGGAAAGACTTGCCagagaaggaattaaaaacaagattttataTGAAAGTATCCACCTTGatcctgaaagaaaacaaaccaacggtggcggcagcagcaattGA
- the SPATA7 gene encoding spermatogenesis-associated protein 7 isoform X1, giving the protein MDGSRRVRATSVLPRYGPPCLFKGHLSTKSNAFCTDSSSLRLSTLQLVKNHMAVHYNKILSAKAAVDCSVPLSMSASIKYADQQRREKLKKELAWCERELKLTKTAMQSNCKSNSKSLLNTLQKPPGEPQDEDAMLIEEVNGFPSFKRSPVTSSERLHLNPPKSGKVLTNGTEKNSSSFLSSMDYVASRPRKSSSGTSYGRGPRGTSLNSQRFQLVISKAPSGDLLDKHSELFSNRHLPFTPRTLKTEAKSFLSQYRYYTPAKRKKDFTDQQIEAETQTELSSFQSDFETVEIKNFTDSQMNIKQASSCMSYGTKGKITPLPLQGHELPWDEVKDSALQCSSSRAVCQCSLQPPSGRKIYSDEEELLYLSFIEDVTDEILKLGLFSNRFLERLFERHIEQNKHHLEEEKMRHLLHILKVDLGCMSKENSVMLDDVGMLHLLDFEKAENSEQNEYKNEQDLAIQQERQEYQKALTMLLSVPKDENKRVSSPNEFFLPVYKSKYSEGVKIQQVNDETNLGTSVWDEKNVSMSNSLLDQETSVNVIEGDSDNEEVETSDELCCFSTALSPSVQLCSVKDGNQDMEGPTLKIMEMSIED; this is encoded by the exons ATGGATGGCAGCCGGAGAG TCAGAGCAACCTCTGTCCTTCCCAGATATGGTCCACCCTGCCTATTTAAAGGACACTTGAGCACCAAAAGTAATG ctttttgcACTGACTCCTCCTCTCTCAGACTAAGTACCCTCCAACTGGTCAAGAATCACATGGCTGTTCACTATAATAAAATCCTTTCAGCCAAAG ctgcAGTAGACTGCTCAGTTCCACTAAGCATGAGTGCCAGCATCAAAT atgcAGACCAACAACGAAGAGAGAAACTCAAAAAGGAATTAGCATGGTGTGAAAGGGAATTGAAATTAACTAAAACTGCAATGCAATCCAATTGTAAAAGTAATTCCAAGTCATTACTTAACACTCTACAAAAG CCTCCAGGAGAACCACAAGATGAAGATGCTATGTTAATCGAAGAAGTGAACGGATTTCCATCCTTTAAAAGGTCACCAGTAACTTCTTCAGAGCGACTACACCTAAATCCACCTAAATCCGGTAAAGTCCTCACAAATGGTACTGAGAAGAACTCCAGTTCCTTCCTGTCCAGCATGGATTACGTTGCCTCTAGGCCCAGGAAATCATCCTCTGGAACCTCCTACGGCAGAGGGCCCCGGGGCACATCCCTAAATTCCCAGCGGTTTCAGTTAGTTATTTCAAAAGCACCCAGTGGGGACCTTTTGGATAAACATTCTGAACTCTTTTCTAACAGACATTTGCCATTCACCCCACGCactttaaaaacagaagcaaaatctTTCCTGTCACAGTATCGATATTATACacctgccaaaagaaaaaaggattttaCAGATCAGCAGATAGAAGCTGAAACGCAGACTGAATTAAGCAG ctTTCAATCTGATTTTGAGACAGTTGAGATTAAGAACTTCACAGATTCACAAATGAACATAAAGCAG GCATCTAGCTGTATGTCGTATGGtaccaaaggaaaaataacccCTTTACCTTTACAAGGGCATGAATTACCATGGGATGAGGTTAAAGACAGTGCTCTTCAGTGTTCCTCATCAAG GGCAGTATGTCAATGTTCCCTGCAGCCTCCTTCAGGGAGAAAAATCTATTCTGA TGAAGAAGAACTGTTGTATCTGAGTTTCATTGAAGATGTAACAGATGAAATTTTGAAACTTGGTTTATTTTCAAACag GTTTCTAGAACGACTGTTTGAGAGACAtatagaacaaaataaacatcATTTGGAGGAG gaaaaaatgCGCCACCTGCTGCATATCCTAAAGGTGGACTTAGGCTGCATGTCCAAGGAAAACTCAGTAATGCTAGATGATGTTGGTATGTTGCATTTACTTGATTTTGAAAAGGCTGAGAATTCagaacaaaatgaatataaaaatgaacaagattTAGCCATTCAACAGGAACGTCAAGAATACCAAAAAGCTTTGACTATGTTATTGTCTGTTCCAAAGGATGAGAACAAGAGAGTCTCTTCACCAAATGAATTTTTCCTGCCTGTCTATAAATCAAAGTATTCAGAAGGGGTTAAAATTCAACAGGTAAATGATGAAACGAATCTTGGAACTTCAGTTTgggatgaaaaaaatgtaagtatgTCAAACAGTTTACTAGACCAAGAAACTTCTGTGAATGTCATTGAAGGAGACAGTGACAATGAAGAAGTTGAGACTTCAGATGAATTGTGTTGTTTTAGCACAGCACTCTCCCCATCTGTTCAGTTATGCAGTGTCAAAGATGGTAATCAGGACATGGAAGGACCAACTCTTAAAATCATGGAAATGAGCATTGAGGACTGA
- the SPATA7 gene encoding spermatogenesis-associated protein 7 isoform X2: MDGSRRVRATSVLPRYGPPCLFKGHLSTKSNAAVDCSVPLSMSASIKYADQQRREKLKKELAWCERELKLTKTAMQSNCKSNSKSLLNTLQKPPGEPQDEDAMLIEEVNGFPSFKRSPVTSSERLHLNPPKSGKVLTNGTEKNSSSFLSSMDYVASRPRKSSSGTSYGRGPRGTSLNSQRFQLVISKAPSGDLLDKHSELFSNRHLPFTPRTLKTEAKSFLSQYRYYTPAKRKKDFTDQQIEAETQTELSSFQSDFETVEIKNFTDSQMNIKQASSCMSYGTKGKITPLPLQGHELPWDEVKDSALQCSSSRAVCQCSLQPPSGRKIYSDEEELLYLSFIEDVTDEILKLGLFSNRFLERLFERHIEQNKHHLEEEKMRHLLHILKVDLGCMSKENSVMLDDVGMLHLLDFEKAENSEQNEYKNEQDLAIQQERQEYQKALTMLLSVPKDENKRVSSPNEFFLPVYKSKYSEGVKIQQVNDETNLGTSVWDEKNVSMSNSLLDQETSVNVIEGDSDNEEVETSDELCCFSTALSPSVQLCSVKDGNQDMEGPTLKIMEMSIED, encoded by the exons ATGGATGGCAGCCGGAGAG TCAGAGCAACCTCTGTCCTTCCCAGATATGGTCCACCCTGCCTATTTAAAGGACACTTGAGCACCAAAAGTAATG ctgcAGTAGACTGCTCAGTTCCACTAAGCATGAGTGCCAGCATCAAAT atgcAGACCAACAACGAAGAGAGAAACTCAAAAAGGAATTAGCATGGTGTGAAAGGGAATTGAAATTAACTAAAACTGCAATGCAATCCAATTGTAAAAGTAATTCCAAGTCATTACTTAACACTCTACAAAAG CCTCCAGGAGAACCACAAGATGAAGATGCTATGTTAATCGAAGAAGTGAACGGATTTCCATCCTTTAAAAGGTCACCAGTAACTTCTTCAGAGCGACTACACCTAAATCCACCTAAATCCGGTAAAGTCCTCACAAATGGTACTGAGAAGAACTCCAGTTCCTTCCTGTCCAGCATGGATTACGTTGCCTCTAGGCCCAGGAAATCATCCTCTGGAACCTCCTACGGCAGAGGGCCCCGGGGCACATCCCTAAATTCCCAGCGGTTTCAGTTAGTTATTTCAAAAGCACCCAGTGGGGACCTTTTGGATAAACATTCTGAACTCTTTTCTAACAGACATTTGCCATTCACCCCACGCactttaaaaacagaagcaaaatctTTCCTGTCACAGTATCGATATTATACacctgccaaaagaaaaaaggattttaCAGATCAGCAGATAGAAGCTGAAACGCAGACTGAATTAAGCAG ctTTCAATCTGATTTTGAGACAGTTGAGATTAAGAACTTCACAGATTCACAAATGAACATAAAGCAG GCATCTAGCTGTATGTCGTATGGtaccaaaggaaaaataacccCTTTACCTTTACAAGGGCATGAATTACCATGGGATGAGGTTAAAGACAGTGCTCTTCAGTGTTCCTCATCAAG GGCAGTATGTCAATGTTCCCTGCAGCCTCCTTCAGGGAGAAAAATCTATTCTGA TGAAGAAGAACTGTTGTATCTGAGTTTCATTGAAGATGTAACAGATGAAATTTTGAAACTTGGTTTATTTTCAAACag GTTTCTAGAACGACTGTTTGAGAGACAtatagaacaaaataaacatcATTTGGAGGAG gaaaaaatgCGCCACCTGCTGCATATCCTAAAGGTGGACTTAGGCTGCATGTCCAAGGAAAACTCAGTAATGCTAGATGATGTTGGTATGTTGCATTTACTTGATTTTGAAAAGGCTGAGAATTCagaacaaaatgaatataaaaatgaacaagattTAGCCATTCAACAGGAACGTCAAGAATACCAAAAAGCTTTGACTATGTTATTGTCTGTTCCAAAGGATGAGAACAAGAGAGTCTCTTCACCAAATGAATTTTTCCTGCCTGTCTATAAATCAAAGTATTCAGAAGGGGTTAAAATTCAACAGGTAAATGATGAAACGAATCTTGGAACTTCAGTTTgggatgaaaaaaatgtaagtatgTCAAACAGTTTACTAGACCAAGAAACTTCTGTGAATGTCATTGAAGGAGACAGTGACAATGAAGAAGTTGAGACTTCAGATGAATTGTGTTGTTTTAGCACAGCACTCTCCCCATCTGTTCAGTTATGCAGTGTCAAAGATGGTAATCAGGACATGGAAGGACCAACTCTTAAAATCATGGAAATGAGCATTGAGGACTGA